The genomic region TTTATTTGAAGAAGCCCGGGCTTTTATAAGTCAAAAAACGCCCGGTGAAATTGATTCAGAAAAAATAAAAACCATTAAGAGTTTAATCCGGCGGGGTGAAGCCAAGGCTGCGTGCAGGTATGTGGGCATTCCGGATGAGCATATCCATTTCCTGGATTTACCTTTTTACGAAACCGGTAAAATCCGCAAAAAACCGATCGGCAAAGAGGATATCCAAATTGTTAAAAACCTGATAGAAGAAATAAAACCGCATCAGATTTATGCTGCCGGAGATCTTTCTGATCCCCACGGCACCCACCGGGTCTGCCTCAATGCCATTTTTGAAGCGCTGGATGAACTTAAGGGTGAATCGTGGATGCAAGACTGCTGGACCTGGTTATACCGCGGGGCTTGGCAGGAATGGGATATAGACGAAATTGAGATGGCGGTACCTTTAAGTCCTGAAGAAAAAAACCGCAAGCGAAGTGCCATCTTCAAACATCAGTCCCAAAAAGACCGCCCTCTTTTCCCGGGGACCGACAAAAGAGAATTTTGGCAGCGGGCGGAAGAACGCAATCAACGTACGGCCCGGCTTTACGACCAGCTTGGATTGGCCGAATACGAAGCGATAGAAGCTTTTGTCCGGTATATACCTTAACCTGAATTACCTTGAGAAGTAAAGTAAAGGGCGATATGTTCAATGGGGCTTCGAACCACCGATTTCACTTCGAGACCCATTTGCCTGGCACAAGCACGAAGTTCGGCTTCATAAACAGAAGCGATGGAGCCTACAAAACCCAATTCATTTTTTTTGATTTCATCCGGAAAAGTTTCAATTACCTTCTCAAAAAAAGCCTCAAACCCGGAGTATAAAATTTGCTGCATCTGTGGATAGTGTGATTTAACCCCCATTATTTTACATACATCAGCGGCAAACAGTTTGCCTTCTTTTGTCTTTTTGAACATCAGGTTAAGTTTATCTGTGTCCGTTTCTATTTTCTGATCCAGATATACTTTCAAATCCTTATGAATTTTACCGGACAGATACAGCTGCAGTATCCTTTTACCGATATCACTTCCACTGCCTTCATCTCCATCGGGATACCCTACAGATGGCATTTGTCTCACAACTTCCCCATTGCTGTAAAACCCCGCACCGGATCCGGTTCCCATGATACAGACAATCCCTTCTTTTTGCCCAAATAAAGCCAGACCGGCCCCATCCAAGTCGGTATTTACCTCCACCTCGGTAAATTCAAAAATCTCACTCAAATAAGCGGCTACTTCTTTTTTCTTTTGGGGCAAACCGCACCCGGATCCATAGAAATAAATTTTAGAAACGGCTTTCCCCAATAAATTGGGCTTCAGTTCTTTAGTCAATACATTCATAAATTCAACAGCCGTAACCAGATGCGGATTAAGCCCTTCGGTCTGAATGAATTGAGGGCGTTCTTCACTCAATAAAACCCAATCGGTTTTCGAAGCTCCGCTATCTGCTATTAAAATATTCATAAGCCAATAGTAAAGAAAAATTCTGAACTTGGTAACTGTGATAAAAACAAGACATAGCAAAACAATGTCGATCTAAGTATTATCCAAGCGAATCAAACATTGATTGATCATGAGCCTGACTTACACCAACTATCTAAAAATTGATGAGCTGACGAATCTGCAACAGCTTAAATCAGATCCGCCTGAACACGATGAAGTACTGTTTATCATCATTCATCAAACCTATGAACTTTGGTTCAAACAGATTCTGCATGAGTTTGGGAAATTACGGAAAGACCTTGAAGCCGGGAAAACCTGGGGTTCTCTCAAAACCATGCGGAGAATTCTGACTATCCTTAAAACCATGGTTTCTCAAATTGATATCCTTGAAACCATGACTCCGCTCGAATTCAACAGCTTTAGAGAATTTCTTGGTCAATCCAGCGGGTTTCAATCCCTGCAGTTCCGCGAAATGGAAATTGTGTGCGGACTTCGGTTTCCCCTCATGAAAGAAGCTCACAAAGATCAGCCCGAACACCTTAAGATATTAGAATTCCGAATGGAAGAATCCACACTGTGGGAAAGCTTTTGTTCATACCTGAGAACACGCGGTTACGAGGTTCACCCCAAACGGGAAAATGAAAAGGGACTCATTCACAATCCCTCAGAAGAAATTCAGGAAATGTTGGTAAGTGCCATGAAAAATGATCCTGAAGCGGCCCTGATAGCCGAGCTTTTTGTGGATTATGACGAAGGACTTCAGGAATGGCGATACCGGCATGTAAAAATGGTGGAGCGCACTATTGGCACTAAAAAAGGTACAGGGGGCTCGGATGGAGCAAAATATCTGCACAAAACTCTGAACAACCCTATTTTCCCGGATCTTTGGGCTATTCGATCTAAATTTTAAAATGAACAAATTAGCTTGTTATTCAGTTACTGTAACCAAACCAACTCATAAGGCTCTTGATGTCAGACATTGATTTTTTAGCAAACAAACTTGCCCCTCACTATTCCCGTTTTCGGGTTTCCGAACGGCTTCTCTTCACCGGACATTCCCACCAGGCCTGGCCCGATGTAGCCCGTGAAGGCCAAATAGAGTACTTCGATGTATGCGCCCGTGATGTAGACAATAAATGGGAAGCTGCATTCGAAAAGACGGATATCTTACGCAATTATCTCCGGGATTTTTATGATGATCCGGACGGATTCTATTGCCGCGAGGAAAGCACGCATATTCTGTTTGTAAGTTGGATGAGTAGTCTCGACCTGAAGAATAAGCCTAAAATCATTTCCACCGATGGCGAATTCCATTCCCTTTTTAGGCAACTGCACCGCCTGGAAGAAGAAGGCCTGGAATTCATTCAGGTTCCTGTCAATCCAGATAACACCTTTGCTGAGCGTATAATCAGTGAAATGGATGACCGAACTTCTGCCGTAATGCTGTCCCGGGTTTACTTTGAAACTTCTTTGATCAATACCCATCTCACCGAAATTGCAGCTGCGGCCCGAAAACAAGGAATCCCGGTTTTAATTGATGACTACCATGGAACTAACGTTGTTCCTCTTTCCATTCGGGATGCCGGATTGGAAGATTGTTTTATTCTGATCGGGGGCTATAAATATTTGCAGTGGGGTGAAGCGAATTGTTTTCTGCGTTTCCCTAAAGATTGTGAATACCGCCCAGCCATCACCGGATGGTTTGCTTCCTTCAGCACGCTCGATAAACCCCGTACTGACGATCCCGTCGAATATGACCACGACAACCAGCGTTTTGCCAGCGGCACCTATGATCCCTCCTCTCAATTCCGGGCAGCAAAGGTGGTGGAATTTTTCCGGGAGCAAGGGTTGACACCCGAGGTTTTGAGGAGTCAATACAAAGTCCAGGTGGATTTATTAAGAAAACAATTTCTCTCCAGGAATTTTGATGCATCGGTAATCCGGCTCACCCATAAAGAACCGCTGGAAAGAAATGGAGGGTTTTTGTCTCTGACATCACCCCACGCCCGCGACATTCGTGCACAACTAATGGAAGATGGAGTGTTCACCGATGCCCGTGGGGAGATCCTTCGATTCGGCCCGGCTCCCTATATCACCACCTCCCAAATAGAACAAGCTATGAATGCATTGGAGAAGGTGGTTGGCGGAATTTGAAGAATATTTGTGCCATCCCTGCGGGATTTTGATACTTATCTAACATATACCCCGGATTAAAATCCGGGGCTACACTCTACCGCCCCTGCCGGGACTGGAGTTCCGAGATCAAACATTATTGACCTGATAAAATCCCAGAGGGTTGACAGAATATAGCCGCGGGATTCAACCCGTGGATAGAAGATCATATACATGTTAAGTCCCAGCCGGACGGCACAAAAGAAGAACAATGATATAATTGATAATCAATTCAGTCCCTTCGGGACTATCACTTTTTTTAAAAAATTTTGTAAGGAATTTCATTTTCACCCCTCTTACTATATAAACAAAAAATTCTTGGGGAAATATGAAATTCGTTCAAAAGACATTTGTCTATCACATATATTGAACATATATTGAATGCGATGCAAAAAAGGGTGACACAGACTGACACCTACGTACTTTATATTTGCCTAAAACAAATTCACAAAAGGAAAGAATCATGGCAGACTCGAACGATAGAATGAAAGCCCTCGACATTGCCGTAGGGCAAATTGAAAAACAACATGGCAAAGGAACCATCATGAAACTGGGAGCTGAGGCCATTCAGGATATTGATGTAATATCCACCGGTTCCATCATGGTAGATTATGCACTTGGGGTACAAGGAATTCCACGCGGACGTGTAACCGAAATTTACGGCCCGGAGGCCAGCGGTAAAACTACACTCGCCCTTCAGGTAATTGCTCAGGCACAAAAAAATGGCGGATATGCAGCCTTTATTGATGCAGAACACGCTTTTGATCCGCGCTATGCCAAAGCACTGGGCATCAATGTAGAAGAATTACTTGTTTCTCAGCCTGATAATGGGGAGCAAGCCCTTGAAATTACCGAAACCTTAATTCGCTCTGGTGCCCTTGATGTAATTGTGGTCGACTCCGTAGCCGCTCTGGTGCCTCGTGCCGAGTTGGAAGGTGAAATGGGAGATTCTCACATGGGCTTGCAGGCTCGCTTGATGTCGCAGGCCATGAGAAAAATCACCGGTATTATTAATAAGAGCCGCACTTCCTGTATTTTCATTAATCAGGTTCGTGAGAAAATCGGTGTGATGTTTGGTAACCCCGAAACTACAACTGGCGGGCGGGCCCTTAAATTCTACTCATCCGTTCGGTTGGATATCCGGCGTATCGGTTCCATCAAAAAAGGAGATGAAGTGGTCGGGAACCGAACCAAAGTGAAAGTTGCAAAAAACAAGGTGGCCCCTCCTTTCAAAGTAGTAGAATTCAACATTATGTACGGAAAAGGAATCTCGCGCATCTCTGAGATACTGGATCTGGCTGTAGAATACGACATTATTGAGAAACGAGGCAGTTGGTTTCGTTACGACGGTGAACCGATTGGACAAGGCTCAGATGCTGCCATGCAATTCCTGGAAGAAGATCCTGAATTGGCCGGAAAAATTGAAAAGAGCGTACGCGCCAAGTTAATGGGAACACTGGAGGACGAAGAGCCGCAACAAAAAGACGAGAAGAAAAAGAAAGATAAAGAAGCCGTTGAAGCAGAAAGCTAACTATCAGCAAAATTCGGAAAAAGCACTTGAGCTTCTTCCGGAACCTATCTCTGAGATCCGGGTTCAAAAAAAGAATACCACCCGGTATTCACTTTTTGTGGACCATCAGTTTTTGATTGGGGTCTCAGAAGCCACACTTACTAAGTTAAATCTAAAGAAAGGCGTTGAAATAACGCCTTCTTTGTTTCATCAAATAGAGGAAGCGGAAAACCAATGGGCGGCAAGAGAGTATTTTTTCCGGATATTGTCGCGGCGTGATCATTCCCGAAAAGAGCTTAAAGACAAAGCTTATAAAAAAGGTTACTCGGACAGTTTTGTCGATGAGATTCTGGATGAGTTTGAGCAAAAAGAATACATTGACGATCAAAAATTTGCCCGGAAATATGTGACGGAAAAATTTGAATTTAATAATTGGGGCCCTTATAAAATTCGTACACAACTGTTTAAAAAAGGAATTTCAAAACAAGTAACCGAACAAATCATAAAAGAGGTATTCGGAGATGACGCCATCAAAGAAAGCATGCTTGCACTTGTTGAGAAAAAGAAACAGCGCTACCGGCGTGAACCGGAAGAAAAAAGACGAAAGAAAGTATTCGATTTTTTGATGAGAAAAGGGTACGATTCAGAGAATATTTTAAAAAATATAGATGAACTCTTAGCACTAATTGCACAATGAGAAATATCACGCTGGATCGTGTTGTACGCTTTATTATTGGGCTTGCTGCTTTAGCAGTTAGCTTGGTCATCTTATACAATTATTCAAATCTGGTTGTTTTCCTGGTTTTAGCCATGATCCTCAGCTATATATTGGACCCTTTTGCCAACCGGTTGCAATCCATGGGGCTGAACCGGACTTTTGGGATCACCATTATCCTGGCAACGGTAATTTTAATTCTGGTATTCATTTCAACCAGTGTCATACCAATAATAGCCAACCAGATGGCAGAACTCACTGCACAATTAAACATTGAAAATATCCGGCAGATTGCCGTAAAAGTTGAAAACCAATTAATCAATAAATTTGATTTTCTGCCTGAAGGTTTTCTTGAGGAAAATATTACTATCGTCTTCAACGAGCTTTTTAACGTAAATCAAATTTCCTCTATCGTCAGTGATGCACTAAGTATTTTCACCAACATATTCTCAGCAGTATTGGTAGTGCCTTTTGCTGCATTTTTCTTTTTAAAAGACGGGAGTAAAATTCGCCGCGACTTACTTCAGCTTGTTCCAAACAAATATTTTGAAACCACTTTAACGGTCATTGATAAAATTGAAAAACGACTTGGCCTGTATTTTCGAAGTGTTTTATTCCAAAGTTTTTTAGTGGCCTTATCATCATGGACCACACTTAGTATTGCCGGCTTAGACAATTCAATGTCGGTAGGTATTGCCGTTGGACTGGCGAATACCATCCCGTACTTCGGCCCTATATTGGGATATTTCCTGTCAATTATCGTATCCATTATCGAAACCGGTAATTTTTCGATGGTAGCCGCTTGTGTGCTTGCAATATTTATAGTACAAATGCTGGACAACATCGTTTTCCAACCCATGCTTTTCTCCCGATCGGCCGATATGCATCCGGTAGCCATTTTATTTATCATTCTCGTTGGCGCCGAAACGGCCGGTATTTTGGGGATGCTCATTGCCATTCCACTGGCAACCGTAATTAAAATTATGATTACACAGTTAAGCTGGAGCTTTAATAATTACCAGGTTTTCAGGCGGGACGTAACCGGTTTACCGGGCCCTGACTGACAGAATTAATTCTTCATAACACCCAAACATTTACTATCTTTTCCGCCCAATCAGGCACTGCAAAATTCTAAGCTCTTTTGAAGAACATCGTTGTTTTTGCCTCCGGCTCTGGCACTAACTTTCAATCAATTATTGATGCTATAAACCGCGGAGAAATTAATGCAAACATTTCCGGGCTTATCACCAATAAGAATGGGATTGGTGCTCTCAAAAAAGCTGAAGATAACAACATTCCCACTCGCGTCATCTCTCCGGAGAATTATATAACAGAAGAAGATTTTGCAAACGAATTATCGGTTCAGCTCCAAGAATGGAAAACCGACCTGATTGCTTTGGCAGGATATTTGAAGAAGATTCCTTCTTCAATCATTCAAGAATATGAAAATTGTATTTTAAACATTCATCCCTCCCTTTTACCAAAATTTGGAGGTAAAGGATTTTACGGAATGAATGTACACCGGGCAGTGATTGAAGCAAATGAAAAAGAATCCGGCTGTTCAGTTCATATCGTTACCGATGAATTTGACCAAGGGCCGATAATTGCCCAAACTAAAGTTGAAGTTAAACAAAACGACAGCCCGCAAGAACTTGCTGAGCGTATTTTAAAAGAAGAGCATCTGCTTTATCCTAAAGCAATACAAAAACATCTCAAAACTTTATAAAAAACCTAACTCGTGTCTCTAAAACCTCTTTCATCCCTACCCACCACCCCGTTAAGAATTAACCGTGCACTTATATCCGTTTCTGATAAGTCAGGGCTTCCCCAATTAGCGAAAGCTTTACATAAATCGGGAGTAGAAATTATTTCAACGGGAGGTACCGCAAAAGCTATCGAGGCTGAAGGGATTCCGGTGAAAGATGTGTCTGAAGTTACCGGGTTTCAGGAATGCCTGGATGGCCGCGTGAAAACACTTCACCCTAAGGTGCACGGCGGTATTTTAGCCCGGACATCTTATGATGCGGATATGGAAGAAATCAAAGACCTTGACATTACACCTATTGAGCTGGTGGTTGTAAATCTATACCCATTCAAAAATAAAGTAAGCACATCCGGTGTGACCGCTGCAGAAGCTACTGAGTTTATCGATATTGGCGGGCCAACTATGATCAGAGCTGCCGCAAAAAACTTTGCTCACGTTTCTATTCTAAGCTCTCCGGACCAATACAATGGTTTTATTGAAGAACTTGAAGAGAAGTTAGCTATTTCATTTGATACCCGAAGGCAATTAGCCAAAAGTGCTTTCGCCCATACGGCCGACTATGATTCCGCCATTTCAAATTATTTCACTAAGCTAATTGAAGAAGAACCGGCCAAACAGTTCAACATCTCTCTCCCGATCTCACAAGAATTACGCTATGGTGAAAATCCTCACCAAAAAGCCGCTGTCTACGGCAATCAAAATGACTTCATTGATTGCTTCCATGGAAAACAGCTCAGTTATAACAACTACCTGGATGTGGACGCGGCATTGAATATCATCTCCGATTTTGATGCCAATGAGCCTGCTTGTGCCATCATAAAGCACACTATCCCCAGCGGAGTTGGAGTGGATGAAAACTTAACGGAAGCCTATAAAAAGGCCTTCAGCACCGACCGCGTCTCTCCTTTTGGTGGAATTGTTGTTGTGAATCAAGAGCTGGATCTGGACACCGCCAAAACCATTGATGAAATTTTTACGGAAATCATCATCGCACCGGAATACAGTGAAAAAGCACTGGAGCTTTTGACTCAGAAAAAAAATCGCCGATTAATCAGGATCAAAAAGTCTGTTCGAGAAGTACAAGCATCTTCATTTAGATCTATTTTTGGAGGCATGTTAAACCAGGAAGCTGATTTAATCCCTTCAAACCCGGATGAATTTAATATTATAAGTAAGCGAAAGCCTACAGATCAAGAAATGAAGGACCTTATGTTTGCATGGAAAGTGGTGCGGCATGTGAAATCAAATGCTATTGTATATGCTAAAGATGGAAGAACTCTGGGAATCGGCTCCGGACAAACCAGCCGGGTAGTTTCTTCAGAAATAGCCGTAGCAAAGGCCGGGAATGAAGGGCTTGATTTAAAAGGATCCGCCATCGCTTCAGATGCGTTTTTCCCGTTTGCAGACGGTGTGGAAGCAGCGGCCAAGGCCGGAGCAAAAGCTGTTATTCAGCCCGGAGGGAGCATTCGTGATGAAGAAGTCATACAGAAAGCAAATGAATACGATATGGCTATGATATTCACCGGTAAAAGGCATTTTAAACACTAATTTTGGGATTTTTAAAAAGAGAAATTACCTCTTTTTATAAAACCTAAAATATTCGTTCTTTATACATTCGCAAATACAATCTCAATATTGTATTTTCTCATGATCTATACCCCATAATGTTCAAATTATTTAACCAGCGCAAATGTCAGAATCACGCGAAGTGAATACCTCAGAGAATTCAAAAAAACAATCTCAAAAAGGTTTCCTGGATTTCCTTTATACCGATATAGCCATTGATTTAGGTACAGCCAATACCCTTATTTATTCTCGAGGCGAGGGGATCGTTTTAAATGAGCCTTCCATCGTAGCACTAAATCAGCAAAATGTACCGGTAGCAACCGGGCATGAAGCTCGCCTGATGCACGAGAAAACACACAGCAAGATCAGAACCGTTCGTCCTCTCAGAGATGGAGTTATTGCTGACTTTGAAGTAGCGGAGCAGATGATTCGCGGGATGATCAAGAAAGTTAAAATGAAGTGGTATTCCACCACCCGCCAAATGGTTATTTGTGTCCCAAGTGGAATTACTGAAGTTGAGCGCCGTGCCGTTCGTGATAGTGCCGAACACGCAGGAGCCAAAGAAGTATACCTGGTGGACGAACCCATGGCTGCCGCAATAGGGATTGGATTGGATGTACATGAACCTGTTGGCAGCATGATTGTTGATATCGGGGGAGGCACAACTGAAATTGCTGTTATAGCTTTGTCAGGAATTGTTTATGCTCAGTCTGTACGGTTAGGGGGAGATGAATTGAATGATGACATTATTAACTATTTCCGCAGAAACCACAATCTTTTGATTGGTGAAAGAACTGCCGAAAAAATAAAGTGTGAGATTGGTTCGGCTGCTCCATTGGATGAAGAATTAGAGATGATAACCAAGGGACGAGATCTGGTTAACGGAGTTCCGAGAACTCGCCATATCACTTCCAGAGACGCCCGGGAAGCCATTGCTGAATCTGTAAATACTATTGTAGAGTCTATTACCAAGTCTCTCGAGCAAACCCCGCCCGAACTCTCAGCAGATATTTTGGATCGCGGAATTATGCTAACCGGCGGAGGTGCACTGCTTAAAAATCTGGATAAACTGATCATGGAAACCACCGACCTTCCCGTTCACATAGCAGAAGATCCATTGACGGCTGTTGTACGTGGAACCGGAGCTATACTCGAAAACCTTGAATATTACCGTCCGGTAATTTCCTAATACCCCGGAAATGAATGCGATTTAGATCGTTTAATTTAAGTGATGCTAAAGATTACATAGTAACTGCCCTGATTTTAATATTTGCCTTTGCCATTATGGTTGCCAGGCATCAGGGCGGTATAGATACGCTACGAAAAATTTCTGTTACCTCTTTTAGTTTACTTGAAGAACCTCTTGCCAATATCCGGATGTACCGGCAAGCCCTAAACACTAATACGTATCTTCAGCGACAAAATATTCTTTTACAGGATGAATTGAGTCGCTTGCGCTCAATTGAACAAGAGAATAGAGAACTCCGTCGTCTTTTAGATTATCAGGAAGAAAGTGAATATGAACTTACCCCTGTTTTAATTATTGGGAAACAGCTGAGTGGTTTAAATAACATACTCACTATTGATGCCGGAACCTCAGAAAACTTAGAAGAAGGAATGCCTCTTGTTTCATCAGATGGCTTGATTGGGAAAATTGTACTGGCAGGAAATTATTATTCTTTGGTAATGCCGTACTACAATTCATTGTTCAAGGTAAGCGCAAGAATTCAAAAAAATCAGGCAAATGGTATTGTAAGCTGGCCTGGTGAACAGTATGGTGAACTTGTAATGGATTTTGTACCCAAAACTATCGCTGTTGACAGTGGGGATATAATAGAAACCTCAGGAAACAGCAATCAATTTCCGGCCGGAATACCCATTGGAAGAGTTAT from Gracilimonas sp. harbors:
- a CDS encoding tryptophan 2,3-dioxygenase family protein codes for the protein MSLTYTNYLKIDELTNLQQLKSDPPEHDEVLFIIIHQTYELWFKQILHEFGKLRKDLEAGKTWGSLKTMRRILTILKTMVSQIDILETMTPLEFNSFREFLGQSSGFQSLQFREMEIVCGLRFPLMKEAHKDQPEHLKILEFRMEESTLWESFCSYLRTRGYEVHPKRENEKGLIHNPSEEIQEMLVSAMKNDPEAALIAELFVDYDEGLQEWRYRHVKMVERTIGTKKGTGGSDGAKYLHKTLNNPIFPDLWAIRSKF
- the recA gene encoding recombinase RecA — translated: MADSNDRMKALDIAVGQIEKQHGKGTIMKLGAEAIQDIDVISTGSIMVDYALGVQGIPRGRVTEIYGPEASGKTTLALQVIAQAQKNGGYAAFIDAEHAFDPRYAKALGINVEELLVSQPDNGEQALEITETLIRSGALDVIVVDSVAALVPRAELEGEMGDSHMGLQARLMSQAMRKITGIINKSRTSCIFINQVREKIGVMFGNPETTTGGRALKFYSSVRLDIRRIGSIKKGDEVVGNRTKVKVAKNKVAPPFKVVEFNIMYGKGISRISEILDLAVEYDIIEKRGSWFRYDGEPIGQGSDAAMQFLEEDPELAGKIEKSVRAKLMGTLEDEEPQQKDEKKKKDKEAVEAES
- a CDS encoding RecX family transcriptional regulator, coding for MKQKANYQQNSEKALELLPEPISEIRVQKKNTTRYSLFVDHQFLIGVSEATLTKLNLKKGVEITPSLFHQIEEAENQWAAREYFFRILSRRDHSRKELKDKAYKKGYSDSFVDEILDEFEQKEYIDDQKFARKYVTEKFEFNNWGPYKIRTQLFKKGISKQVTEQIIKEVFGDDAIKESMLALVEKKKQRYRREPEEKRRKKVFDFLMRKGYDSENILKNIDELLALIAQ
- a CDS encoding AI-2E family transporter, giving the protein MRNITLDRVVRFIIGLAALAVSLVILYNYSNLVVFLVLAMILSYILDPFANRLQSMGLNRTFGITIILATVILILVFISTSVIPIIANQMAELTAQLNIENIRQIAVKVENQLINKFDFLPEGFLEENITIVFNELFNVNQISSIVSDALSIFTNIFSAVLVVPFAAFFFLKDGSKIRRDLLQLVPNKYFETTLTVIDKIEKRLGLYFRSVLFQSFLVALSSWTTLSIAGLDNSMSVGIAVGLANTIPYFGPILGYFLSIIVSIIETGNFSMVAACVLAIFIVQMLDNIVFQPMLFSRSADMHPVAILFIILVGAETAGILGMLIAIPLATVIKIMITQLSWSFNNYQVFRRDVTGLPGPD
- the purN gene encoding phosphoribosylglycinamide formyltransferase encodes the protein MKNIVVFASGSGTNFQSIIDAINRGEINANISGLITNKNGIGALKKAEDNNIPTRVISPENYITEEDFANELSVQLQEWKTDLIALAGYLKKIPSSIIQEYENCILNIHPSLLPKFGGKGFYGMNVHRAVIEANEKESGCSVHIVTDEFDQGPIIAQTKVEVKQNDSPQELAERILKEEHLLYPKAIQKHLKTL
- the purH gene encoding bifunctional phosphoribosylaminoimidazolecarboxamide formyltransferase/IMP cyclohydrolase, whose amino-acid sequence is MSLKPLSSLPTTPLRINRALISVSDKSGLPQLAKALHKSGVEIISTGGTAKAIEAEGIPVKDVSEVTGFQECLDGRVKTLHPKVHGGILARTSYDADMEEIKDLDITPIELVVVNLYPFKNKVSTSGVTAAEATEFIDIGGPTMIRAAAKNFAHVSILSSPDQYNGFIEELEEKLAISFDTRRQLAKSAFAHTADYDSAISNYFTKLIEEEPAKQFNISLPISQELRYGENPHQKAAVYGNQNDFIDCFHGKQLSYNNYLDVDAALNIISDFDANEPACAIIKHTIPSGVGVDENLTEAYKKAFSTDRVSPFGGIVVVNQELDLDTAKTIDEIFTEIIIAPEYSEKALELLTQKKNRRLIRIKKSVREVQASSFRSIFGGMLNQEADLIPSNPDEFNIISKRKPTDQEMKDLMFAWKVVRHVKSNAIVYAKDGRTLGIGSGQTSRVVSSEIAVAKAGNEGLDLKGSAIASDAFFPFADGVEAAAKAGAKAVIQPGGSIRDEEVIQKANEYDMAMIFTGKRHFKH
- a CDS encoding rod shape-determining protein produces the protein MSESREVNTSENSKKQSQKGFLDFLYTDIAIDLGTANTLIYSRGEGIVLNEPSIVALNQQNVPVATGHEARLMHEKTHSKIRTVRPLRDGVIADFEVAEQMIRGMIKKVKMKWYSTTRQMVICVPSGITEVERRAVRDSAEHAGAKEVYLVDEPMAAAIGIGLDVHEPVGSMIVDIGGGTTEIAVIALSGIVYAQSVRLGGDELNDDIINYFRRNHNLLIGERTAEKIKCEIGSAAPLDEELEMITKGRDLVNGVPRTRHITSRDAREAIAESVNTIVESITKSLEQTPPELSADILDRGIMLTGGGALLKNLDKLIMETTDLPVHIAEDPLTAVVRGTGAILENLEYYRPVIS
- the mreC gene encoding rod shape-determining protein MreC, translating into MRFRSFNLSDAKDYIVTALILIFAFAIMVARHQGGIDTLRKISVTSFSLLEEPLANIRMYRQALNTNTYLQRQNILLQDELSRLRSIEQENRELRRLLDYQEESEYELTPVLIIGKQLSGLNNILTIDAGTSENLEEGMPLVSSDGLIGKIVLAGNYYSLVMPYYNSLFKVSARIQKNQANGIVSWPGEQYGELVMDFVPKTIAVDSGDIIETSGNSNQFPAGIPIGRVIRTVPEPGRQTQRIFLEPYVMLADIAQGFVIEFEPDSNVANLQLEYNQLFE